A stretch of the Lactuca sativa cultivar Salinas chromosome 9, Lsat_Salinas_v11, whole genome shotgun sequence genome encodes the following:
- the LOC111882699 gene encoding ERBB-3 BINDING PROTEIN 1, translated as MSDDERGEEKELDLSSPEVVTKYKSAAEIVNKALQLVLSECKPNTKIVDICEKGDSYIREQTGSMYKNVKKKIERGVAFPTCLSVNNTVCHYSPLASDETVLKEGDILKIDMGCHIDGFIAVVGHTHVLQQGPVTGRAADVIAAANTAAEVALRLVRPGKKNQDVTEAIQKVAAAYDCKIVEGVLSHQMKQFVIDGNKVVLSVSNPDTRVDDAEFEENEVYAIDIVTTTGDAKPKLLDEKQTTIYKRAVDKNYHLKMKASRFIFSEISQKFPIMPFSARALEEKRARLGLVECVNHELLQPYPVLHEKPGDFVAHIKFTVLLMPNGSDRITSHSLQELQPTKTVDDPEIKAWLALAVKSKKKGGGKKKKGKKGEKGEGDEAVAMEETTNGES; from the exons ATGTCGGACGATGAAAGAGGGGAAGAGAAGGAGTTGGATCTTTCCTCTCCTGAAGTTGTAACCAAATACAAATCGGCGGCCGAGATTGTTAACA AGGCGTTGCAGTTGGTATTGTCAGAATGCAAGCCCAACACCAAGATTGTTGACATTTGTGAGAAAGGAGATTCATATATCAGAGA GCAAACTGGGAGTATGTACAAGAATGTAAAGAAGAAGATTGAAAGAGGTGTTGCATTTCCAACATGTCTGTCTGTGAACAACACAGTCTGCCATTACTCTCCTCTTGCAAGCGATGAGACAGTCTTAAAAGAAGGCGACATATTGAAAAT TGACATGGGGTGCCATATTGATGGTTTCATAGCTGTTGTGGGGCATACACATGTTCTTCAGCAAGGTCCAGTCACAGGAAGAGCAGCTGATGTTATTGCTGCTGCAAATACTGCTGCTGAGGTTGCACTAAGGCTTGTGAGACCTGGAAAAAAG AACCAAGACGTGACAGAAGCCATTCAAAAGGTTGCAGCTGCATACGACTGCAAAATCGTTGAAGGGGTTTTAAGTCATCAAATGAAGCAATTTGTGATTGATGGAAACAAAGTGGTTTTAAGTGTCTCAAATCCTGATACAAGAGTTGATGATGCTGAATTTGAGGAGAATGAAGTCTATGCAATCGATATAGTCACAACCACAGGAGATGCCAAG CCAAAGTTGTTGGATGAGAAACAGACGACTATTTATAAAAGAGCAGTTGACAAAAACTATCACTTGAAAATGAAAGCATCACGTTTCATATTCAGTGAAATCAGTCAAAAGTTCCCAATCATGCCATTTTCTGCtag GGCTTTGGAAGAGAAGCGTGCTCGATTAGGATTGGTTGAATGTGTGAATCATGAGCTTTTGCAGCCATACCCTGTTCTTCATGAAAAGCCTG GTGATTTTGTTGCACATATCAAATTCACGGTTCTACTGATGCCAAATGGATCGGATCGTATCACTTCACATAGTCTGCAGGAGTTGCAGCCTACAAAAACCGTTGATGATCCTGAAATTAAAGCTTGGTTAGCTTTAGCTGTTAAGAGCAAGAAGAAAGGTGGTGGCAAGAAGAAGAAAG GTAAGAAAGGTGAAAAGGGAGAAGGTGATGAAGCGGTGGCAATGGAGGAAACAACAAATGGCGAAAGCTGA